The stretch of DNA GGCTGAGACAATGGTTGTTCATCGTCTACGCAAGACGAGAAAAATAAAACTGAAAAAAAAGAGAGTATCCAAAAATATTTAGACATAATTAATTGTATTTCAGATTATAAAGAAATTTTATAAAATAAGAACGTCCATATCCTAACATCATCCTACTGTTGGCTAACGCATGCCCGTTTGCCCCTTGTGTCGTATTACGAATGGTTTTTACGTCGAACAAATTTCTTGAACCAAGCACTAATTCTATTCTATTATCGAATAGTCTTTGACGAATAGATGCATCCATCCAACTATACGAGTCTTGTACACCTTTCACATACTCTGTTTGCTGATCCAATTGACTTTGTTCTCGAAACAATTCTTGTTTACCATTGTATTTATAGAAAAAAGAAAAAGTAGTTTTGGTTGATGGTATCAGAAAAGAAGCATTAAGGTTGAAGTTTGTTGAATAAAAATATTTTTCATCAACATTTGCTTCTTCAGCTAAATTTTGTTTTATACCGGTTAATGAAATTCCTGCGCCGAACTGTAAGGTTTTCCATTTCCAATCCGAACTATAAGTTAGCCCTTGCGTATCATACTTATCTACATTGATATATTTGTACTTTAGCGGTGATAAACTCAAAGCCATAAGTTCTATTTTATCGCGTAAATGAATTTTCCAGGCAGAAAATTTTTGTTCATAAGAAGAGTTTTCCCAATACCATTTTTTTTTCAGATGCAAGAAAAGAGAACTTCCTTTTTCGGGTTTCAAGTCTGGGTTTCCCTGCAAGTCGTGGTTAACATCTACAAAGTAAGTAAACAGCTCGTCAAAATCGGGCGTTCTTGGCGATGTTCCAGCAATCACTCTCAACTCAAAATCTTTAGGCAAGAGAATCTTAGTACTTAAACTTGCCGCGTGCTGGGTATCGAATAAGTTAGAAAGCATGACTCTGTATCCCGGCCGCACAGAGAATTTTGGAGAAAAATTTATTTCGGAAGATGCAAAAAAGTCATACGAACTTACCTGACGATCAATCGGATTGGCATAGATATCTTTGCGTTGTGCTGCTTTCCCGAATATTGTATTGATTTCATAACCAAACTGAAAGTCGAATATCCCTCCCGTCACAACATTGCTAATCGTGGCTTTAGAGTAGATTGTTTCTCGGCTATCGAAGGTAGAAGTGCGCACATCGTTTTCGGTCTGTGAAGCAATTTGGTATTGATAGTTTTTTTGTTGCCTTCGTTGGTTTTGGTAGGACAAACTCGCATCGTATTGCCACTCATCCGAAATATTTCCATTTGCATTGAATAAATTGTACCAACGTTGCGTCTTGAATTCGGTGTCTTCTGCAAGAGCGTTATTGGTTGCTGTTGAAGGCTGTTCGTGCAGTTGTACTACTGGATTATAATAGTTTGTTTTTTCATTGAAGTATTCGAGTCGATAAAAAAACTGATGAGCTGCCGTAGCATACCTCATCAAAAACTTACTGCCATTTTGTTCTTTTGGTAGCCAAGAGTAACCTCTTCCCCCATTGTTTTCGGCATGATGTTTTCCTTTTTTATCATCCCAAAAACCTTTAAAATCATTTCGATTGAAATTAAATTCCGTATACCATCTAGGACTGATGGTGTGTCCAATTTTCAGTGATTGTATATGTCGACCTTTATTTTTCAGATTATATTCATCGTTCACAGTTTCTTCTTGTACAAATGCAGAAATGTCGACCTTACCTCTCGCATTCTTTCGGGTAATAATATTGATAACTCCTGCCAATGCATTGGCACCATAATCCACTCCCATAGCACCTTCTACAATTTCTATCTGTAGAATATCATCTAAATGAAGCTGTGTCAAATCGGTATGATTTCCTAAACCTTCGTCGTTGAGCAGTGGAATATTATCGACCAATACTTTGAAATACTGCCCACCCATCCCGAACATGCTTACCGATGATTTCCCAGTATTTGGACTACTTATCACGGTGAGATTGAGTGTTTGATTGAGCACATCGGCCAAGTTATTAGCAGCTAAACGATCAATCACATCTCGGTTGAGTACTTTTACTTCATAGATCGATTTCTTTACCGATTGTTTGTTGTATTGTCCAGACACGATGATTTGTTCTAATTCTATTGGGTTAGAGATAATAGAATCTTTGGTCTGAGCAAAAGTAGCCTGAAACACAACTCCCGATATAAACAAAAACAGAAACCTCATGCGTAATTATTTATAATTAGTCTACATAAATTTTAACAAATATAATATTATTTTTAATCATTCCAAATAAAAATTACGAAAAATGTTTTTTTAGAAAAAAAACTAGCTCAACTATATATAGCTGAGCTAGTTTTTATTGATATCTTTAACCGTGTTAATACTTATTCTTCCAGCGTGCTTTCATTATTTGTTGATCGACTTGTTCTCGTTTATTATTGCCAGGTTCGTAGAAAGAAGTTCCGGTCAATTCTTCTGGCAGAAACTCTTGGCAGACAAAATTCTCATCATAATCATGCGCATACAAATAGTTTTTGCCGTAATCCATATCTTTCATCAACTTCGTTGGCGCATTGCGTAAATGCAAAGGCACAGACAAATCTCCTGTTTCTTTCACCAATTGTTGAGCACGATTAATCGCCATATAAGTCGAATTACTTTTAGGTGAATTGGCCAAATAAATAGCACATTGACTAAGAATAATTCTACTCTCTGGATAACCAATAACACTTACCGCCTGAAATGTGTTGTTTGCCAAAATAAGTGCAGTAGGATTAGCGGCACCGATATCTTCCGAAGCAGCAATTAGCATTCTACGTGCAATAAATTTCACATCTTCCCCACCTTCTATCATACGTGCCAACCAATAAACCGTTGCTTGCGGATCAGATCCGCGAATTGACTTTATAAAAGCGGATACAATATCGTAATGTTGTTCTCCGGTTTTATCGTATCTAGCTGTATTTTGTTGTATTCTTTGTTGCACCGTTTCATTCGTAATGATTATTTCTTCATTCTCACCAAAACTATTCACAACCAACTCAAAAGCATTTAATAATTTCCGAGCATCTCCTCCCGAAAAACGAATCAAAGCATCGGTTTCATCAAGACGAATCTTTTTGGTAGACAAGAGATTATCTTCTTGTATTGCTCGAAACAAAAGATCTTCTAAATCTTCTTTCACTAAAGCATGCAATGTATAGACTTGAGCGCGTGATAGCAAAGCTGGAACCACCTCGAAACTTGGATTTTCGGTCGTTGCACCAATCAACGTAATATATCCTTTCTCGACTGCACTTAACAAACTATCTTGTTGAGATTTATTGAATCGATGAATCTCGTCTATAAAAAGAATTGGATTTTTTTCGGTGGTGAATAGGTTCTGACTTTTTGCTTTATCTATCACCTCTCGTACATCTTTCACTCCTGCATTAATAGCACTTAACGTATAAAAAGGGCGATTCGATAATTCTGCAATCAATTGAGCCAAAGTTGTTTTTCCTGTTCCTGGTGGCCCCCAAAAAATCATAGAAGCAATCATGTCATGCTGCAGCATCATCCGAATAGGTGCATTTTCACCTAACAAATGCTTCTGATTAATATACTGATCCAATGATTTTGGTCGCATTCTTTCGGCTAAAGGTGCTATCATATCGAACTATTTTTTATCAAAGTTACGGATTATCACCAAAAATTCATCGCGACACAAATCGACGCTAAGCTTTTGAATATTTGTTATACGGTTATATAAATTATAAAAACAATAATCATGAAAGAAGCATTGGAACAAGCCTTATTAATTTGCAAAAAACACGAAAAATTGGTGAATGATTTGTTGTATCATAATCTGGATAAAAACACTTACAAAAAGAAACTTTCCCTGTGTTTATCTATAGAACGAGAAATGCAACTATTTTTAGCGGACGTGGCCGAGCATAAATTCGAAATTATTTTGGAAAAAGAAAGCATGAATATTTTTTATTATTTACAAAAATACTTTTTGCATTTACACGAAAAGAATACCTCGGATTTGTACAAAAAAAATCCTCGAATAAGAACGAGAATTATAAACAACAAAATAGAAACGATACAAATAAGTTTTTGATTTACCACAAAAATTCTTGTACTTTGTCATAAAATATAGAGTTATGAGATTAATGTTTTTTGTGAGTATGTTTTTCTTTTTAGTGAATGCAAATTTATCTGCGCAAAACACGATCGAAAAAAATATTTATCAACCCGAAGCTAATGCAGAGGAGCAAATCAACCAAGCGATTGCTTTGGCTAAGAAAGAAAACAAACATGTTTTTGTGCAAATAGGTGGAAATTGGTGTCCGTGGTGTCTAACTTTTAATCATCTTTTGACCACGAATGAAGAGCTAAAAAATACGCTCAGAGACCACTACAAGGTTGTGCATCTGAATTATAGTAAAGAAAACAAAAACCTTCCGATGTTGGCTAAACTTCGACATCCAGAGCGTTTTGGTTTTCCGGTTTTTGTAATTTTAGACGGGAATGGAAAATTACTTCACACCCAGAATTCTGCATATTTAGAGAATAAAGATGGTACAACTGGGCACGACCCAAAAATTGTCAAAGATTTCTTAGAGGCTTGGACCTACAAAGCATTAGATCCAGCTACGTACGAATCAAAAAAATAAAAAATTCTTCATGCGAAAGATTCTTATCTATCCTTTTGTTTTTTTGGTCAGACTTTATCAAGTGATGCTTTCGCCTTTGCTTGGTAGTAATTGTCGTTTCCAGCCAACTTGCTCATCCTACATGATACAAGCATTGCAAATGCATGGTTTACTAAAAGGACTATATTTGGGTACGAAAAGAATTTTACGTTGTCATCCTTGGGGAGGCAGCGGTTATGATCCTGTTCCAAAAAAATAACATTATGCCAATACATCTTTTTTCATTTATTACCTGGGATCCAAGTCCATATTTAGTCGATTTAGGCTTCCTAAAAATTCATTATTACAGTCTTTGTTGGATTCTTGCCTTTGTTATCGGTTGGTACATGATGGCGAAAATCTTCCGACAAGAAAACGAAAAGAAAGAACTACTCGACCCTTTATTTTTGTATGTTTTTATAGGTTGTATTTTAGGGGCTAGGCTAGGAGAGTTTATATTTTATGACCCGAAAGCATTTATCGATCGCCCCATAGAAGTATTGCTCCCCGTTGCTTATAGTCCAGGACATACAGCTTTTGGTTTTTTACAAGATTACGAATTTGTAGGTTTCCAAGGACTCGCTAGTCATGGTGCTGCTTTAGGAGTGATTATATCGGCTTATTTTTTTTCTAGAAAATATCTTAAAAGAAGTGCTTTGTGGA from Weeksella virosa DSM 16922 encodes:
- a CDS encoding TonB-dependent receptor plug domain-containing protein is translated as MRFLFLFISGVVFQATFAQTKDSIISNPIELEQIIVSGQYNKQSVKKSIYEVKVLNRDVIDRLAANNLADVLNQTLNLTVISSPNTGKSSVSMFGMGGQYFKVLVDNIPLLNDEGLGNHTDLTQLHLDDILQIEIVEGAMGVDYGANALAGVINIITRKNARGKVDISAFVQEETVNDEYNLKNKGRHIQSLKIGHTISPRWYTEFNFNRNDFKGFWDDKKGKHHAENNGGRGYSWLPKEQNGSKFLMRYATAAHQFFYRLEYFNEKTNYYNPVVQLHEQPSTATNNALAEDTEFKTQRWYNLFNANGNISDEWQYDASLSYQNQRRQQKNYQYQIASQTENDVRTSTFDSRETIYSKATISNVVTGGIFDFQFGYEINTIFGKAAQRKDIYANPIDRQVSSYDFFASSEINFSPKFSVRPGYRVMLSNLFDTQHAASLSTKILLPKDFELRVIAGTSPRTPDFDELFTYFVDVNHDLQGNPDLKPEKGSSLFLHLKKKWYWENSSYEQKFSAWKIHLRDKIELMALSLSPLKYKYINVDKYDTQGLTYSSDWKWKTLQFGAGISLTGIKQNLAEEANVDEKYFYSTNFNLNASFLIPSTKTTFSFFYKYNGKQELFREQSQLDQQTEYVKGVQDSYSWMDASIRQRLFDNRIELVLGSRNLFDVKTIRNTTQGANGHALANSRMMLGYGRSYFIKFLYNLKYN
- a CDS encoding replication-associated recombination protein A, with amino-acid sequence MIAPLAERMRPKSLDQYINQKHLLGENAPIRMMLQHDMIASMIFWGPPGTGKTTLAQLIAELSNRPFYTLSAINAGVKDVREVIDKAKSQNLFTTEKNPILFIDEIHRFNKSQQDSLLSAVEKGYITLIGATTENPSFEVVPALLSRAQVYTLHALVKEDLEDLLFRAIQEDNLLSTKKIRLDETDALIRFSGGDARKLLNAFELVVNSFGENEEIIITNETVQQRIQQNTARYDKTGEQHYDIVSAFIKSIRGSDPQATVYWLARMIEGGEDVKFIARRMLIAASEDIGAANPTALILANNTFQAVSVIGYPESRIILSQCAIYLANSPKSNSTYMAINRAQQLVKETGDLSVPLHLRNAPTKLMKDMDYGKNYLYAHDYDENFVCQEFLPEELTGTSFYEPGNNKREQVDQQIMKARWKNKY
- a CDS encoding thioredoxin family protein, whose translation is MRLMFFVSMFFFLVNANLSAQNTIEKNIYQPEANAEEQINQAIALAKKENKHVFVQIGGNWCPWCLTFNHLLTTNEELKNTLRDHYKVVHLNYSKENKNLPMLAKLRHPERFGFPVFVILDGNGKLLHTQNSAYLENKDGTTGHDPKIVKDFLEAWTYKALDPATYESKK
- the yidD gene encoding membrane protein insertion efficiency factor YidD, translating into MRKILIYPFVFLVRLYQVMLSPLLGSNCRFQPTCSSYMIQALQMHGLLKGLYLGTKRILRCHPWGGSGYDPVPKK